A segment of the Gemmatimonadales bacterium genome:
CGGCCAGGAATTCGCGGATCACGGTAGGACCTCCGCCGATGCGGACGTCCTTGCCGTCGGCGGCCTCGCGGGCCGTCTCGAGCGCCTCGGCGGGCGACGCGTCGAGGAAGTGGAATGTCGTGCCGCCCTCCATCTCGATCGACGGGCGCGTGTGATGCGTGAGCACGAAGACCGGTGTGTGGAACGGCGGGTCGGGCCCCCACGCGCCCCTCCACTCCGGGTCCTCGTGCCATCTGGGGTGGCCGAACTTCCCGGCCCCCATGATCTCGGCGCCGATCCCGGGATCGAACAGCTGCGCGAAGGCATCGTCGATGCCGCCGCTGCCGCCGGGCTGCCACCAGCGGGTGGCGAACATCCATTGGTGCAGCCGGTCGCCGGCGTGCCCGAAATGTGCGTCCTTGCTCTGCCCCTCACCGGTGCCGAAGCCGTCGAGTGAGATGGCGAAGTTC
Coding sequences within it:
- a CDS encoding dihydrofolate reductase family protein, with amino-acid sequence MALARVQNFAISLDGFGTGEGQSKDAHFGHAGDRLHQWMFATRWWQPGGSGGIDDAFAQLFDPGIGAEIMGAGKFGHPRWHEDPEWRGAWGPDPPFHTPVFVLTHHTRPSIEMEGGTTFHFLDASPAEALETAREAADGKDVRIGGGPTVIREFLAAGLVDHAHIVVVPILLGRGVWLWDGMEGLEQNYDVEATSSPSGVTHVTFTRAGA